Genomic DNA from Porites lutea chromosome 4, jaPorLute2.1, whole genome shotgun sequence:
ACTCGTCACCATGAAAGTCCTTTCCACAATCTATACACGACAAAACATTACAATCATGGCACTCGTTTTGATAATGTTTTTCCACCTGAGCTTTCCTGACGGTTTGCCCACACGCATTGCAAATAAAAGACACCATTTTCACAACGTAGTTCACGAAGAACGTTTCCCTTCCCTCTCCTTCCCCAAGCACGTGGAGTTcactgctcatgcgcaatgatTTTATCCGCTGTTAAACTGCGGGCTTAACAACAATTTGTcatgatgaaaaaaattcataataAATCTACAGTTAATGGTAATTGCGGAAGATATTCTACGGAGgagcattttctcttaaaagcAAGTTCAATCAGGGACTCCTTACAGACATGTTGCTTTCAAGGGCATGCATTACTTCTCCGATGGAGTATAAGAGGAACATTGCCATGAGAAGCTGAGATCGATCAGACTGGTATCAACACACACTGCATTCGGCTAAATTTGAGCCAACTAGTCGTAACTTAGCGGGTATCCATGGCTTTTGTACCACGAGGAGTAATCCTAGGGATGCTGTTTTACTTAACGTTTGCAGTTGCTGGGACAATATGGATATCGATGAAATATCTCGGTGATAATGACTGCAATTGTTCACAATATTTTGAGCGCTCTAAATTATCGAGTTCTTTACATGAACACGATTTCCCGCACTCGCAAAATCAGGACAGTGTTACAGTAAAACATCGGAGAGATGAGGGGAATTCTCTGCAAGACACTACAATAGGTAGGTCTCATTGAAAATACTAGACTAAATTTACAATGATGGCTTTACAGAGTTGTAAGATGATATATATTTGCTTGGTGACGTGTCGTTTCGACGCCTGGCTGTTATGCTGGTTCCATGTGTAAGCTAGTCTTGTTTTGATAGATGAAAGCACATTATTTCAGcgtctctctctttttttgaaGTACTCTGCAACAGAACTTTCGTAAACATAGCGTTTTATATATTAAATTGCAACCGATGATCATGAaacaaattaagcttaagttgATATTGAACTTTCGCTTGGGATCCATGCGGGAGACTCGACGTAATTCTGAAAAATCTCCCCTtcaaaaaaatgccaaaaacaacaaaaacactaaATCATCCATTAAATAACTGCCCCCTCCCAATCAACTCTACATCTTGAGCAAAACTCCTTTCCTCAAGGATTATCCAcaagaaattacatgtacagtaaaacACTCTGGGGACTAATACTGTGACCTCCTGGAAATTCTATAAAATTTACCCATATTCATGGTGTCCTATCAAAAGCCTGGATGGAGGTAGATAGAAGTCATTAATACCTGTAATAAGTTACTTCTCTAACCTGAGACAGGATAAATAAGGGTGGATGACCTGTGGGTTTGTGTGGTAAATACACTACAGGCAGTCTATAATAAGTtgcaatatcatcatcatcatcatcatcattattgcaGTCAGTCGATTCGACTATTAAAGACTGTTTTATGGTTCAGCAGGGTTTGATAAGTCTCCTCCACATAGGTCTGTCGTTGGCATTTTCCTACCAGGAAAAAATTTGCCAGGATCCTGCCAGGATCAAATTTGCAGAATTCTACCGTTACAATAAttgtcatttaaaatttttctctccAGTAAGTGGGATGATAACAAAGGTcagtgaaaaggaaaaatatacattttttttttcattttagacaGTACCCACCCTGATGATAACTGGGGACCACATCAACTTGGGGTGGTGGTGCCTTACAGAGACAGATTTGAGGAATTGCTGGAATTTGTTCCTCACATGCATAATTATTTAAATGCCAAGAAAGTACGacataaaatatttattgtcaACCAAGTTGATAAACATAGGTAGGTTAATTTCATACCATGAAGAATCTCTATGTCTCACAGTGTAAGATATTCACTTGCTATGTCTTAGCTGAAGGGCATCAGTTTCTGCAAATGGACCCTTGGGAAATGAAGCTGTACGGTATTGAATTTCATGTCACTGCTTTTTGTCTTGTGACATCtataattgacattttttttgaatttttattgcaaaaactgtgAAAATTAAGTTGCATgaaaggctgtgctctaacgaaaattgaagggagcccatgcagtgctctgaaactgtaaaatctagggtgcccagcaaatgatttgtatgaaaaatctgagattttctagtcgctcgagggcaaaagttaggcaccaggggccaccgcgctctgctagagcacagccctaaAATTAGTAAATGTGTTAGGGTGAATGTTGGCTGTGTTAGTAAGATTAAAAGGAGGTTTTTGTTAGTTTTGACTGCTATTTTACCTGGGAAACTACTGTTAACTTGAGGACAGCGTCATTCTCATTTTGTTTGTATCAGCTACAACCTTTCTCTTGCAGATTTAATAGAGCATCTCTTTTAAATGTTGGATTTCTGGAAGCCAGGAATAATTGTGACTACATAGCAATGCATGATGTGGATTTACTTCCACTCAACAAAGACTTATATTATGGATTCCCTGAGAAGGGACCTTTCCATGTATCAGCACCATTTTTACACCCAAAATATCACTACAAAACATTTGTGGGAGGAATTCTGTTAATGTCAGTGGCACAGTTTGAAAAGGTAGGTCATTCTTGTTCTATTTTACCAGCATAAAGATACTCCAGGCAAAGATCCAGACTGATTTCTACTGTTTGGTGGCAAATGGTTAGGTGTTTGCTATAGAgaaaaaacctttctttattgCACACACTGTCAGGGCCATCAGAGTTAGTGTCCTTAACCCTGTCACGGCCAAAATTAGTAAACTCAAAAAGAAAAGATTCCATTGTTGGAGTTGTTGCTTTATACACTATTGGAAAATGTTTAGTTTCATTTTTCTTGGATCTCTCACTCACTACTTGCCTAATGCTCCTGATGTTTGGCTGGGCTTTTCTTTctatcattaatttttaacttagAACAAGGTGTCCCCTGAAGTATATTTATTGTTCTGTAACCACAAATTAATCACAAAATATtaagtttttttagaaaatgaagatatgatcgccGCAGTGGTTATTGCAGTTTAAGCAAATAACCCGAAAAATATTTTCGGGACTTcgacgggattcgaacccatggcctctgagttagcgctgcagtgctctaccatttGAACTATAAAGACCCATACATTGAGGgaggccaatttgttgagttttgaTCTTAACCCGTCAAAGGAATGAAGCGttaagatgatgtgaactgagGAAATATTATAAATGCTCAGATATAATGGTCGCTATGGttattgcaatttaagcaattgcaaaaaaaaccaaaaaaaccttTCGGGTTTACTTGATATAACTTCAATAACTTTAATTTGCAATATATGACTTCAACATcattctttgtttattttaggtCAATGGACTTTCCAACAAATTTTGGGGTTGGGGACGTGAAGATGATGAACTGTATTTGAGAATGAAAGAAGCTAAATTATCAgtaagtaataatattattaatccCGCTGAAGCTCGTGCAAGAGGACACTCCTGGAAAACGCAAGAACAGGGTCCGTAACTGGAAGTGGCCATTTTATATAGGAATGATCCTCGTTAGTCTGATCTAGACATTCTAAAAGTCCAGCATTTTTTCTGTCGCTCGTTCGGTCGTTGAGCgacctcatgcattgaagctcgcttcgctcacttttaagaacttatgagaggtcgacttgtagcaactCTATCGTTAGTCGTAAGCTGCTACTAGCAGTTTGGTAAGAAGGTAGAGTGGACGGCTGCTCACGGGAGTGTCCGTTAACAGAACTTTAACTCCAGTAATGTTAGTAGATCTCTCTGTTGTGGCCTATATTATATTATTCACGCACTGAATCAACTAAATTGATAATACCAACCTCTCTGCTGCTTCTCCTACTGGAACAATGTGGAGCCCATGAAATTGTTAAGGGTTAAACTTGACAAGATTATACCCTCACAATGCCGGGATGATGGTGCTGCATCTTTGGAATCCTAAGTGACCGGCGTTCGTTTGAAGTGCTAAAACCACAGGGcgcagaggagatgtgtttgtcgttagaacatcaaaacccgtcgaaaacctctgaaaaatccTGAAAAATGGGTtcttttgatcgcgttacagaccgcaaaccaagag
This window encodes:
- the LOC140935743 gene encoding beta-1,4-galactosyltransferase 7-like, giving the protein MAFVPRGVILGMLFYLTFAVAGTIWISMKYLGDNDCNCSQYFERSKLSSSLHEHDFPHSQNQDSVTVKHRRDEGNSLQDTTIDSTHPDDNWGPHQLGVVVPYRDRFEELLEFVPHMHNYLNAKKVRHKIFIVNQVDKHRFNRASLLNVGFLEARNNCDYIAMHDVDLLPLNKDLYYGFPEKGPFHVSAPFLHPKYHYKTFVGGILLMSVAQFEKVNGLSNKFWGWGREDDELYLRMKEAKLSIYRHSRKQITTGYETFKHDHDPKKRKRDYARFYDQKKVSFQRDRETGVTTVKYNIAKKTDLVVNGAPCVILNVNLHCNVQETPWCDNPDT